The Halosimplex litoreum genome has a window encoding:
- a CDS encoding glycosyltransferase: MDLPRVAAFTDSYLPTHNGVTYTIQTWRDRWHRRGGRMDVVYPGSDHEPVEGEYPVSSLPFPFYEGFRVGVPGVPEAVDSAEVVHAHSPFSLGLAGLRLARKHDLPMVASYHTPTSEYAEYLAFTRPIERAVERSAEEYERRFLDRTDVVVAPSERTADHVRDTVGTATTVEVVSNGVDVDFFRPVETERFRDRHDLPEGPLVGYTGRHGYEKNLSAIVEAVEGLDVTLVFSGDGPAREDVERAAADADLDAHFLGWLDREELPSFYSALDVFAFPSPVETQGIAALEANACGTPVAGVASAALADTIDQGETGYKAPPDDVAAFQDVIARTLAERDRLGEECLARRDAISVEHSVDRLAGVYDQLR; this comes from the coding sequence ATGGACCTGCCGAGGGTGGCCGCGTTCACCGACTCCTACCTGCCCACTCACAACGGCGTCACCTACACGATCCAGACCTGGCGGGACCGCTGGCACCGCCGCGGCGGTCGGATGGACGTGGTGTATCCCGGCAGCGACCACGAGCCCGTGGAGGGGGAGTACCCCGTCAGCAGCCTCCCGTTCCCGTTCTACGAGGGGTTCCGCGTCGGCGTCCCGGGCGTCCCGGAGGCGGTCGACAGCGCCGAGGTGGTCCACGCTCACTCGCCCTTTAGCCTGGGTCTCGCCGGCCTGCGCCTCGCCCGCAAACACGACCTGCCGATGGTCGCCTCGTATCACACCCCCACCAGCGAGTACGCGGAGTACCTCGCCTTCACGCGCCCGATCGAGCGGGCGGTCGAGCGCAGCGCCGAGGAGTACGAACGGCGATTCCTCGACCGGACGGACGTGGTCGTCGCGCCCAGCGAGCGGACCGCCGACCACGTCCGCGATACCGTGGGCACGGCGACGACGGTCGAAGTCGTCTCCAACGGCGTCGACGTGGACTTCTTCCGCCCCGTCGAGACCGAACGGTTCCGCGACCGCCACGACCTCCCCGAGGGACCGCTGGTCGGCTACACCGGACGCCACGGCTACGAGAAGAACCTGTCCGCCATCGTCGAAGCGGTCGAGGGCCTGGACGTGACCCTCGTCTTCAGCGGGGACGGGCCGGCCCGCGAAGACGTCGAACGAGCGGCTGCCGACGCGGACCTCGACGCGCACTTTCTCGGCTGGCTCGACCGCGAGGAACTGCCCTCCTTCTACTCGGCCCTGGACGTGTTCGCGTTCCCCAGCCCGGTCGAGACCCAGGGGATCGCGGCGCTGGAAGCCAACGCCTGCGGGACGCCGGTCGCGGGCGTCGCCAGCGCGGCGCTGGCCGACACCATCGACCAGGGCGAGACCGGCTACAAGGCGCCACCGGACGACGTGGCGGCGTTCCAAGACGTGATCGCGCGGACGCTCGCCGAACGCGACCGACTCGGCGAGGAGTGTCTCGCCCGCCGCGACGCGATCAGCGTCGAACACTCCGTCGACCGCCTCGCGGGCGTCTACGACCAGTTGCGCTGA